Genomic DNA from Alicyclobacillus fastidiosus:
AGTTGGCGAACACAAAGTCGCCATATTGGAGAGCTACGAGTTCACCGCTCGCTATTCGAGGTTGGCATGTCTTTGAAACATCGCGCTGGACGTCACCCCGCGCAGTTCCATCAGCGATAGGACCAACGCATCGCAGTACAACAACAGGCTTTGTTCAAACAGCGAACCCATCGGTTGAATCGTCATTGAATGGTCGTTGCTGCCCTGCTTCGGTTGCGCGTGCAACTGGATGACTACTTCTGCGATTTGACCGATGGTCGATGCAGGCGTGGTTGTGACTAGCGCGATGGCTCCGCCGAGTCTTTTGGCCTTTTCGGCCATGCTGACGAGGCTTTGCGTCTCTCCGGAACCGGATCCGATGAAGAGCAGATCCCCCGACTCAAACCGCGGCGTCACCGGTTGGCCAACGACATATGCAGACAAGTTCAGATGCATCAATCGCATCGCAAAACCTGTCATCATCAATCCGGAGCGCCCCGCACCAGCCACGAAGATGTTATTTGCCTGAAGGATGTGCTGAATCAAGGATGCACTTTGTGGTTCGGAGAGTGCACCCATGACCTGCGTCAATTCCCCGATGATTTGGCTGGCATATTCCTTCGTCTGCGTCATCGATATTACCCTTGTCGAATCAAGTTTCTCATCTCGCGAGCAACTGACCGCTTGTCTGATTCCCCTGTGATGCCGCCGCCCACAATCACGATGTCAGGCCCCGCGTCGACCACTTCTGCCAAGGTGTTCAGTTTGATCCCGCCGGCGACTGCAGTTTTCGCATTTTTGACGACACGTTTAATCGACCGAAGGTCCTCAAACGAGTTCTGGCCGACAGCTTGCAGGTCATAGCCAGTGTGAACACAGATGTAATCTACACCTAGTCCGTCGACTTCACGAGCGCGCGCTTCGAGATCCTTGACCCCAATCATATCGACGAGCACCTTGCGGTTGCGTTTTCTTGCCTCATCCACAGCTCCACGAATCGTCTCGTCTTCCGATACGCCCAAGACGGTGACGATGTCGGCGCCTGCTTCAGAAGCTTTCATGACCTCGTAACCACCGGCGTCCATCACTTTGAGATCCGCTAAGACCTCGAGATTTGGGAAGGCGTCCTTCATCGCCTTCACCGCATGCAGGCCCTCGTTGATGACGATGGGTGTGCCAATTTCAACGATGTCGATATATTCCTCGACCTCTTTGACAAGTGCAATTCCTTCCGGAATATCGACGAGGTCGAGAGCCAATTGTAGCTTCATACGATCACTCCTGCATTGAGAATTCGCCGAGTTGGCCCTTGGTTCCGATCGGAACACGGACAATGTTCTCGACAGGGAGTGATGTTATACTTAATACATCCGAAAAGGAAGTACATACTTTTTTGTGATATAGTACCCAAAAGGAAACTATGATAGGAGTAATCCAAGTGAAACTGCAGGAGTTTAACTGTGAGAAGGAACTGACGCTCTCGGTGATCGGGGGCAAGTGGAAGATGATTATATTGTGGTACATCGGGCTAGACAGCCCTCAGCGCTTCAGCAAATTGAGGAGATTGCTTCCGAATGTAACGCCCAAAATGTTGACGATGCAGTTGAGGGAGTTGGAGGAAGATGGGATTATTCATCGCAAGGTTTATCAGCAGGTGCCGCCCAAGGTGGAATACACCCTCACAGAACATGGCAAGCGTTTGATCCCCATTTTGGAACTCATGTACGAGTGGGGGAAAACGTACGCCAAGG
This window encodes:
- the hxlB gene encoding 6-phospho-3-hexuloisomerase is translated as MTQTKEYASQIIGELTQVMGALSEPQSASLIQHILQANNIFVAGAGRSGLMMTGFAMRLMHLNLSAYVVGQPVTPRFESGDLLFIGSGSGETQSLVSMAEKAKRLGGAIALVTTTPASTIGQIAEVVIQLHAQPKQGSNDHSMTIQPMGSLFEQSLLLYCDALVLSLMELRGVTSSAMFQRHANLE
- the hxlA gene encoding 3-hexulose-6-phosphate synthase is translated as MKLQLALDLVDIPEGIALVKEVEEYIDIVEIGTPIVINEGLHAVKAMKDAFPNLEVLADLKVMDAGGYEVMKASEAGADIVTVLGVSEDETIRGAVDEARKRNRKVLVDMIGVKDLEARAREVDGLGVDYICVHTGYDLQAVGQNSFEDLRSIKRVVKNAKTAVAGGIKLNTLAEVVDAGPDIVIVGGGITGESDKRSVAREMRNLIRQG
- a CDS encoding helix-turn-helix domain-containing protein gives rise to the protein MIGVIQVKLQEFNCEKELTLSVIGGKWKMIILWYIGLDSPQRFSKLRRLLPNVTPKMLTMQLRELEEDGIIHRKVYQQVPPKVEYTLTEHGKRLIPILELMYEWGKTYAKDMNIDISGTPSAQ